From one Vanessa tameamea isolate UH-Manoa-2023 chromosome 9, ilVanTame1 primary haplotype, whole genome shotgun sequence genomic stretch:
- the LOC113394047 gene encoding uncharacterized protein LOC113394047 produces MDLIERVSHPSAVQVEALVSFLEERPTLAKGLVRNPSAKARAIKEWEKITAILNSCRGGTVKSRKKWVKYWADKKSAVKKKCAARNAARRMSGGVLEDNPELSEIEERIVALMWGGGDDHLQLQVFDDNVNVGFDVTNIKINQSPQQSEPSLEHDAMQPEATTEERQGDSTSATFSPTLRTFRAVRRLPPQRRSIFTSIADKFLKLEDQRLAHEGRVVKVMEEMARTHNVLADGVKAQAEAHKTLGEGLKVLGEGLKSLAESMKIYN; encoded by the exons ATGga TCTCATTGAACGTGTTTCTCACCCCTCGGCAGTCCAGGTAGAGGCTTTAGTATCCTTTTTAGAGGAGAGACCTACCCTGGCTAAAGGACTTGTGAGAAACCCTAGCGCCAAAGCTAGAGCTATTAAAGAATGGGAAAAAATTACCGCCATATTAAATAGCTGCCGAGGAGGGACAGTTAAATCTAGAAAAAAATGGGTAAAG TATTGGGCTGATAAAAAAAGCGCCGTTAAAAAGAAATGTGCTGCACGTAATGCTGCCAGACGTATGTCTGGTGGGGTATTGGAAGATAATCCCGAGTTATCTGAAATCGAAGAGAGGATTGTGGCACTAATGTGGGGTGGTGGAGATGATCATCTACAATTGCAAGTTTTTGAT GATAATGTAAACGTGGGCTTTGATGTtacaaacatcaaaataaaccAATCTCCTCAGCAAAGTGAG cCTTCTCTAGAACATGATGCAATGCAACCTGAAGCCACGACAGAAGAAAGACAGGGTGACAGTACAAGTGCaacttttt ctccTACACTACGCACATTTCGAGCTGTCAGAAGATTACCACCACAACGACGCTCTATATTTACCAGCATAGCtgataaatttttgaagttagaggACCAGCGGTTAGCACATGAAGGGAGAGTTGTCAAGGTGATGGAAGAAATGGCCCGAACTCACAATGTGCTGGCAGATGGAGTCAAGGCTCAAGCAGAAGCACATAAAACTCTCGGGGAAGGCCTTAAGGTTCTCGGGGAGGGACTGAAGTCACTGGCGgaatcaatgaaaatatataattaa